The region CGGGCAAAATTACCTTGCCGCGCAACTGCATGGCCTCGGCCGCCATCATCAGCCCGATGGTGGCGTTGCTGACGCAAATGACGTGGCGTACCCCCAGGAAGTCTTGCAGCCTGGCTTCCAGCTGGGCCGTCAGTGGCCCCTGGTTCGTGTAGTACTGGCGTTCGAAGATATCGCGAAAAGCGCTTTCATAGCGCTCCCATGAAGGGAAATACAGTTGTCCGACAGGCAGCGGGCTTTCAAAGGCGGGCGCTGCGCCGAACAGCGCAAAAGCGGGGATGTTCATGCAGCCTCCAGCTGGTGTTTGATTGCGGTCGCCTGCTGCGCCAGCATGGCAAGCAATGCGGCAATCTGTTCGATATCGTGTTCTTCCACATGGTGGCCGCACGGCAGCAGCAGGAATTGATCGGCCAGGACATCGGTTACCGGCAAGTCGGCGGCGACATGCGGATAGGCCATGGATTTCTGATGCAGCGCAGGGTAGTAATAGGGGCGAGCAACAATCTTTTCGGCATGCAGGATGCGCAGCGTATCGGCACGGCTGAGTGGCCAGTCGGCGTCCAGGCGCACGACGATATTCTTGTAGCTGGTGGCGTGGTGTTCATCAAATTCCAGCAACTGCATGCCTGGAATCGATTGCAGCAGGCGTTGATACAGGCGATAGCGTACGCGGTTGCGCGCGACTTGCTGTTCCAGGTCATCGAGGCTGGCCAGGGCCATCGCCGCATGAATTTCGTTCAGTTTCGCATTCATGCCGCCAGGCACGGCAATATTGTCGGCATGCTTGAAACCAAAACCGCGCATCAGCGACAGATCTTCGGCCAGTTGCCGGTTGTTGGTAGTCAGGTAGCCGCCCTCATACCCGTTGAGCAGTTTGCTTGCGTGCAAGGAGAAGATTTCAGCGTCGCCGAATTGCCCTACCTTGCCGGCCGCCTGGGTCTCATAGACAGATTCCACCGCATCGAACAATAGGGGGATCTGGCGCTCGCGGGCAAGCGCCGCCACACCTTCGCTATCGCAGCAATTGACGATCGGATGCACGCATAATATCAGCGCGGTATTGTCGTTGATGCATTCCTTTGCAGTGGCCGCGCTCATTGCCAGGGTGTGTGGGTCGACCTCGCAGAAACGCGGCTGCAGCCGGTTCCAGGCCGCGATATCGGCCATGCGGCGATACGTCAGCGACGGCATGACGATTTCGCTTTTTCCCTGGAGGGCCAGCTTGGAAATGGCCAGCACAAGTGCCCAGAATCCACTGCAGAAGGTGACGCAGTATTCGGTCCGGTGTAAGGTGGCCAGTCGTTTTTCCAGTTGCCTGACCAGCGGCCCATTGTTGGTGTACTGGCGCTGGGCATAGAATTGCTTCGAGTAGGCGAGGAAGCCTTCGATGTCGGGGCGCACCAGGTTCGAAGTGGATTTGGGTACGGCAAAGAGACTGTTGCCGCCAAACAGTGCCAGATCGGCTACGGTATTTTTCATGTGCAGGATGGTGCGTGGTTAGCGGCTCAAGAGGACGTCGTAGCGGTAGTGCGCCGCGTAAAACTGTGGATCGGCGGCGACAAACTGCGCGCGCCAGCCGGCCGCTTTGGCCAGCGCCTCGAATTCACGCTTGCTGCGCCAGATACCGATGCGCGAAGCATGGTCGGACAATTCGGCCTCGCTGGGACGGTTTTCCTTGTAGAACAGGTCGAGCTTGTCGCGGTCTGGCAAGTTGCCGATGTAGACCTTGTCGACGTGGCTGAAGCGCTGGCATAGCAATTCCAGCACGGTGCGTGCCGCGGCTGCTGAAAAGTACGAGAAACTGCCGTAGCAAAGCACTTTTGAAAATCGCTCGGGCCGTGGGTCGGACTGTACATAGCTATCGGCGCTCTGCTCGAGAAAGGTGTAGCGCGGGGCGATCTCATAGTGTTGGCGGGCAACTGAAATCAGATAGCCGGACAAATCCACCCCGACAAATTCCTGGCAGCGATCAAACAGGCGGGTCGACAGCGCGCCATTGCCACAGGCCAGGTCGAGCAACACCTCTCCTTCCTGCAGGCCAAGGTTGTTCTTGATCGTCGTGACGATCAGCTGGATCTGTTCTTCAGTGACGGGCTTGCCATTGACGGTGCGCTTGATCTGGCCCCAGAAATCGTCGGCTGGCCGGCTGCGCGCGTACTCGTCATGGTCGAGTACAGGGTAGTCTTTTTCGCGCTCGCTGTCGTGCGTGCTCATGGCATGGATTCCTTGTTTGAGGCCTGTTGCTGTTCGTGATGCATGGCATCAAAGGCGATGGGGGGGGAGTTCGGCGCACCAGCGGCGCCACATGATGCGCAGTGCGCGTTCGAGCCCCTGCGTTACCAGTGCGGGTTGGGCGACTGGCGAGAGTAGGAAGCGTTCACGCAGGGTGGAACGCAGCTGGGCAAGCGCTGCAATGTTTCGGGAGAGGAAGATTCCCTTGTTGACGAAATCTGCTTCGTCATGCGCCGCGAATGCGTCTAGGCCCACATGGCCAAGATAAGCGGCGGCGGAACGGGTCGGGATGGTGCTGCCACTGAGGCTCAGGGTTGGCACGCCCATCCACAGCGCATGGCATAGCGTCGTGGTACCCGTGTAGGGGAAGGTATTCAGGCAGACATCGACTTGCTGGTGCAATTGCATGTACTCGGCCATGTTGGTGCGTGCGTGGAAATGCAGGCGCGTATGGTCGATGCCTTCTTCGGCAAACCAGTTGCGCAGATAATCATCGCGCTCGTCGCCGTCGAGGCCGGCGAGCAGCATGACCGAGTTTGGCAGCGCACGCAGCACTTGCGACCACAGGGCGATTACCTTGCGATTGAGCTTGTTGGCACGGTTGAAGCTCCCAAAAGTGACATGCCCATTGGCCAGTGCCGGCAAGGGGCCGACGTCGGGCGCATCCGCATAGGGAATGAAAGGTGCGCTGATGGGCAGGTGGACGATTTTTTCCAGGAACAGGTGATCGAAATGGCCCGCCGGCAATATTTTATTGTCACTCAGGAAATAATCCATCGTCCGCAGACCGGTGGTGCCCGGATAGCCCATCCAACTGACCTGGATGGGGGCTGGTCTGCGCGCGAAGACGGGCAAGCGGTTGGCTGCAGAATGCCCGGAGAGGTCGATCAGGATATCGATGATGTCGTCACGTATCAGTGTTTCCATGGCGGTGTCGCTCAGACTCGTCACATTGCGCCAGTGGTCCATGTAGCCGCGCAATATGTGCGTGTGCACTTCTTCGCTGCTCTTGTTGTAGTAGGCGTACAGTTCCAGATCCGGATTGCACGTCAGCAATGCGAGCACGGGAGCAAGGAAGCTGGCGATAGCGTGGTTGTTGAAGTCGCCGGAAACCATGCCTATGCGCAAGCGCCGCTCCGCTTGCGGCGTATTCGCAAAGGGCAGGCTGGCACTGTCGCCTGCGCTGGCGTCCAGCAATTCGCCAAAACGGCAGTGCTCTGCGAACAGCGTGCCGGCATCCGCCGTGTTGCTGTGGCTCAGGCTAAACAGCAGATTGCTGTGTGCCAGCGCATAGTGGCCTTCCTTGGCTTGCAAGGCTTGCCGGATGTGCTGCATGCCCTGTTCGCCCTGTCCTTGGAGTTGCAGCAAGCTGCCCAGGTTGACATGCGCTTCGGCATAATCGGGATCACGCTCCAGTGCCGCCTGAAAATGGCCTTTGGCCGCTTCTGTCTGTCTGAGCGCCTGCAGCGAATTGGCTATATTGAAATGCAGCGGTGCATCGTCTTCACCGAGTTCCTGCATCCGGCGGCAGACTTGCAGCGCTTCCTCGTGCCGTCCAAGGTGCTGCAGGGTGGTACAGAGATTGTTATGCACCACCAGATAATCTGGTGTCAGGGTCAAGGCCTGGCGGTAACTCGCTTCGGCTTCATCAAATTGTCCCAGTGCCTGCAGGCAGGCGCCAAGGTTGCAATGGGCAACGTCCGAATCGGGACTGAGCGTGAGGGCATGCCGCTGATGTGCGATGGCTTCCTCTACCTGCCGCAGGCCCAGCAGGGCGGCTCCCAGATTGTTCAGCGTCATGACGGAGTCGGCATCGATCTCCAATGCCCGGTAATAGCATGCCACGGCTTCTTCGGCGCGGCCCAGGCTTTGCAGGCATGCGCCGTGGCTGAAATGGACGTCGATATCGTGCGGATTCAGGCTGGCCGCATCGCGGTAAGCGGCCAATGCATCATCAGGCTGTCCGGCGTGCTTCAGCACATTGGCCAGCGACAGCATGATGGGGCCATTGTCAGCGTCTATTTCCAGTGCCTGGCGGTAGCTGTCGATAGCCGCATCGGCTTGTCCGAGGGCGCGGTAGGCGTCGCCCAGGCGCGTCAGCAGCGCGATGGAATGCGGTTGGGCGGCGAGGGCCAGCCGGTAAGCGTCCACGGCGGCGTCATATTGCTGCAGCGAGTGCAGGGCGAGCGCCATATTATGATGCAGCATGTCGAGATGTGGATCGAGCTGCGCCGCGCGGTGGTAGCTGGCGACGGCATCTTCCACCTGACCGGCACCCTGCAGCGCAGCCCCCAGGCCCGCGTGGGCCCTGGCATCTTGCGGCGTCATCTGCAATTGACTGCGGAAACTTGCGGCGGCTTCGTCGAACTGGCCCAGTGCATGCGCGATTTCGCCGAGTTGAAAATGCGCCTCGGTATCGTACGGCCTCAGGGCCAGCGCACTGCGGTAGCTATCGCTCGCCTGGACCAGCTTGCCCTGGGTTTTGAGTGTATTGGCCAGATTGAAATGAGCTTTGGCGTAGTCGGGGCGGATGGCCAGCGCACGTTGATAGCTGGCCGCCGCCTCTTGGTGGCGTCCCTGCGCCTGCAATGCGCTACCCAGATTGCTGTGTGCCTCGGCAAATTCCGGATCGATTTCCAGTGCACGCAAATAGCTGTCGATGGCGTTGCTGATGTTGCCGATATCCTGCCAAGCATTGCCCAGATTGCCATGTGCCTGGGCATCGTGCGGTGTTAGCTCGACAGTCTTGCGAAGGGCTGACAGCGCATCTTTTCCCTGCACTTGCAGGGCAGTGCCCAGTACGCTCCAGCCAAAAGACGATTCGGGGAATTTTTCCAGCAAATGGTGGCAAGCCATTTCCATCTGTACAAAATCACCTCTGTGATACAGATCGACAATATGCTGCGTCTCTTCCTGTGAAGGCGCCAAGGCCGCATCAGCCAGTGCCTGCAGCGAACGCTGGCGCAGGGCTTGCGAAGTTTCATTGTCGAGGCCGCGTGCGATGGCAGTATCGATGATGTCGAGCGCTTCTGCAGGCTGGTCCGCCTGCAGCAGACCATTTGCGTACGATAGCCAGAATTGACCCTCTTCCGGATCAACCGACAGTGCTTTGCGCAAATAGGGCAGGCCAGCGGCATATTGCCCCACCTGACCCGCAAGCAAGCCCAGATTGTGATTGGCAACGGCATGATACGGCTGTACCTGCAAGATCGCCAGATACAGCTCCTCTGCCTGTAAATAGCGTCCCGCCTGGTGTTCGGCGATGGCTTGCTGTAGTTCGGATTCCAATGGCACTACGGGCGGAGCAATGGCGGTCATGGGCTGGAATACACGGAAATGTTTGTCAGCGGGAATTGTAACTGTTAGAAATGCATAGGAGAAACTTTCCGCACAGAATTTTTTTGTAATGCAAGATTTGTTGTTGCGATAGATGCCAAGTACAGCGGAATATTGATTTTTTATAAAAATAAGCTTTTCGAAAGCGTGGTCTGCCAACGATTGCACTGTCCGGCCTGCAAAAGCAGCCATGCTGATATGCATGGCCATGTACAAGGACTCCAGTGTCGCCGCTGTGTGCCCTTCGGCCGCACTTTCAATGCGCTCACTGGTGTGCCTGGGCCACCAAGCGCAGTGGCTCGCTTACGCCAGTTGCCTGCAGGCATCTGTATCTGTGTGCAAAGCGGTGTTACAGCTGGGCGAGCACCACAACACATGGTCTGTAGAACCATTATTGAGGGCACGCCGGGAGCATTGTCACATTCGACGGTGGCGTTGCAAAAAAAAAGCGCGCAACCCAATAGGCGCGCGCTGTTTTACAGGAGGTACGGTGTGTGCGGGAGAATTACATATTCGGATAATTCGGCCCGCCGCCGCCTTCCGGTGTCACCCACACGATGTTCTGCGTCGGGTCCTTGATGTCGCAGGTTTTACAGTGCACGCAGTTCTGTGCATTGATCTGCAGGCGTTCGGCGCCGTCGTCGTTTTTCACGAATTCGTACACGCCGGCGGGACAGTAACGCGCTTCCGGACCCGCATACGTGGCCAGGTTGACGTCGACCGGGACGCTGGCGTTCTTCAACGTCAGGTGGATCGGCTGGTCTTCCGCGTGGTTCGTGTTCGAGATGAACACGGACGACATCTTGTCGAAAGTCAGCTTGCCATCGGGTTTCGGATACACGATCTTTTTCGACTGGGCGGCCGGTTTCAGGCATTCGTGGTCGCCGTGCGAGTGGTGCAGCGTCCATGGCGCCTTGCCGCGGAAGATCAACTGGTCGATGCCCGTCATCAGGCTGCCCAGGTACAGGCCCTTCGACAGCCATGGCTTGACGTTGCGCGCCACGTGCAGCTCTTCATGCAGCCAGGATTGTTCAAAGGCGACAGGGTAGCTCGTCAGTTCGTCGTGCTGGCGCTGTTCGCCCAGCGCGCCGAAGGCCGCGTCCGCCGCCAGCATGCCGCTCTTGATGGCCGCGTGGCTGCCCTTGATGCGGCTCATGTTCAGGAAGCCCGCATCGCAGCCGATCAGCGCGCCGCCGGCAAACACCAGTTTCGGCAACGATTGCAGGCCGCCGGCCGCGATCGCGCGCGCGCCGTAGGAAATACGCTTGCCGCCTTCGAAGAACTTGCGGATTTCCGGATGCGTTTTATAGCGCTGGAATTCCTCGTATGGGGACAAATACGGGTTTTCGTAGTTCAGTCCCACCACGTAGCCGACCATCACCTGGTTGTTTTCCAGGTGGTACAGGAAGGAGCCGCCATAGGTTTTCGTGTCCAGCGGCCAGCCGC is a window of Janthinobacterium rivuli DNA encoding:
- a CDS encoding class I SAM-dependent methyltransferase, with the translated sequence MSTHDSEREKDYPVLDHDEYARSRPADDFWGQIKRTVNGKPVTEEQIQLIVTTIKNNLGLQEGEVLLDLACGNGALSTRLFDRCQEFVGVDLSGYLISVARQHYEIAPRYTFLEQSADSYVQSDPRPERFSKVLCYGSFSYFSAAAARTVLELLCQRFSHVDKVYIGNLPDRDKLDLFYKENRPSEAELSDHASRIGIWRSKREFEALAKAAGWRAQFVAADPQFYAAHYRYDVLLSR
- a CDS encoding electron transfer flavoprotein-ubiquinone oxidoreductase, coding for MTQPNNLVEQYGPRETMEYDVVIVGGGPAGLAAAIRLKQLAAEKSQEVSVCVLEKGGELGAHILSGAIMDPKALTELIPNWKELGAPLNTEVTEDRILFLTETKAYKTPGFAVPACFENHGNYIVSLGNVVRWMGQQAENLGVEIFPGFPAAEILYNDDGSVKGVATGNMGVKRDGEPGPDFQLGMELHAKYTLFAEGARGHLGKQLMAKYDLNAGKDPQSYGIGIKELWEIDPAQHKPGLVIHSSGWPLDTKTYGGSFLYHLENNQVMVGYVVGLNYENPYLSPYEEFQRYKTHPEIRKFFEGGKRISYGARAIAAGGLQSLPKLVFAGGALIGCDAGFLNMSRIKGSHAAIKSGMLAADAAFGALGEQRQHDELTSYPVAFEQSWLHEELHVARNVKPWLSKGLYLGSLMTGIDQLIFRGKAPWTLHHSHGDHECLKPAAQSKKIVYPKPDGKLTFDKMSSVFISNTNHAEDQPIHLTLKNASVPVDVNLATYAGPEARYCPAGVYEFVKNDDGAERLQINAQNCVHCKTCDIKDPTQNIVWVTPEGGGGPNYPNM
- a CDS encoding aminotransferase class I/II-fold pyridoxal phosphate-dependent enzyme, encoding MRPDIEGFLAYSKQFYAQRQYTNNGPLVRQLEKRLATLHRTEYCVTFCSGFWALVLAISKLALQGKSEIVMPSLTYRRMADIAAWNRLQPRFCEVDPHTLAMSAATAKECINDNTALILCVHPIVNCCDSEGVAALARERQIPLLFDAVESVYETQAAGKVGQFGDAEIFSLHASKLLNGYEGGYLTTNNRQLAEDLSLMRGFGFKHADNIAVPGGMNAKLNEIHAAMALASLDDLEQQVARNRVRYRLYQRLLQSIPGMQLLEFDEHHATSYKNIVVRLDADWPLSRADTLRILHAEKIVARPYYYPALHQKSMAYPHVAADLPVTDVLADQFLLLPCGHHVEEHDIEQIAALLAMLAQQATAIKHQLEAA
- a CDS encoding tetratricopeptide repeat protein, with protein sequence MAMHISMAAFAGRTVQSLADHAFEKLIFIKNQYSAVLGIYRNNKSCITKKFCAESFSYAFLTVTIPADKHFRVFQPMTAIAPPVVPLESELQQAIAEHQAGRYLQAEELYLAILQVQPYHAVANHNLGLLAGQVGQYAAGLPYLRKALSVDPEEGQFWLSYANGLLQADQPAEALDIIDTAIARGLDNETSQALRQRSLQALADAALAPSQEETQHIVDLYHRGDFVQMEMACHHLLEKFPESSFGWSVLGTALQVQGKDALSALRKTVELTPHDAQAHGNLGNAWQDIGNISNAIDSYLRALEIDPEFAEAHSNLGSALQAQGRHQEAAASYQRALAIRPDYAKAHFNLANTLKTQGKLVQASDSYRSALALRPYDTEAHFQLGEIAHALGQFDEAAASFRSQLQMTPQDARAHAGLGAALQGAGQVEDAVASYHRAAQLDPHLDMLHHNMALALHSLQQYDAAVDAYRLALAAQPHSIALLTRLGDAYRALGQADAAIDSYRQALEIDADNGPIMLSLANVLKHAGQPDDALAAYRDAASLNPHDIDVHFSHGACLQSLGRAEEAVACYYRALEIDADSVMTLNNLGAALLGLRQVEEAIAHQRHALTLSPDSDVAHCNLGACLQALGQFDEAEASYRQALTLTPDYLVVHNNLCTTLQHLGRHEEALQVCRRMQELGEDDAPLHFNIANSLQALRQTEAAKGHFQAALERDPDYAEAHVNLGSLLQLQGQGEQGMQHIRQALQAKEGHYALAHSNLLFSLSHSNTADAGTLFAEHCRFGELLDASAGDSASLPFANTPQAERRLRIGMVSGDFNNHAIASFLAPVLALLTCNPDLELYAYYNKSSEEVHTHILRGYMDHWRNVTSLSDTAMETLIRDDIIDILIDLSGHSAANRLPVFARRPAPIQVSWMGYPGTTGLRTMDYFLSDNKILPAGHFDHLFLEKIVHLPISAPFIPYADAPDVGPLPALANGHVTFGSFNRANKLNRKVIALWSQVLRALPNSVMLLAGLDGDERDDYLRNWFAEEGIDHTRLHFHARTNMAEYMQLHQQVDVCLNTFPYTGTTTLCHALWMGVPTLSLSGSTIPTRSAAAYLGHVGLDAFAAHDEADFVNKGIFLSRNIAALAQLRSTLRERFLLSPVAQPALVTQGLERALRIMWRRWCAELPPHRL